The sequence ATTGAGTCGGATTACTTGCCATTGAAAAGTATGCTTGATCACCCGCGGTAGTGGCTGTGGACATTGAGAATGTAGAGAAATTATAAAATATAAAGAATAATGCTGTTATATATGCTAAACTCCCTATAAAGTATTTTATTTCTGTTTTGTATCGATTCCCGAAGCGTTGAAGAGTGAATCTCATCTACGGAAGTGACGTATTGCTCATCGGTTTATTGTTTCGATTTGTCGCTTAAGAGTCCATATTGATTCGCCCAGACAGATTGAAGTGGACTTCCACGAGGTCGGTAGTCTAATCTGACCTATGAGTGACTGATCAATTTCTATCTCTCACAGTCACCGACACCAACCTATGCGCGAAGAACACCCCAAGTAGTATCGCTTCGTCGGCGTCGTCAGTGGTAGGATCGACCCCCTCCGGACAGCAGTCCAAACAGTAGGTTCTTCGTGGGGTCCATCCTCCTTCGTCGTACCACGTCACGTACATCCCAGCCTTCTCACCGTGGTCGATTCTCCGGTTGCACCGATCGCATATGTGCCCCGTACCGACCCCGTTCATCGCCGCCGCTGGATCTGGACGGCTCATTCTTCCTCCAGCGTGTCGAGGGTGTTCTGTAGGTTCTCCTCCGAGAGCGTGATCCACTGCTCGACACGATCTTCCTGACCAGTGAACCGACCCAGTATCCGTAGCACCGGATACCACACCCGCATCACCCACCAGAGGAACCGAACGAGTCGTTCAAGCATCGGCGATCATCTCCCGACGCCACTCGTCGAGGTCGGTCTTCGTCAGTGTCCATCCTTCCTCGGGAAGGTTCGCTACAACCTCGTGCTTGAACCGCTGGTAGTACTCGCAGGCGAACTCATCATCGAACGCGTGAGCCAGCATCGCCACCGCCAACTGGGCGGGGCCCGAGCCACCGTAACCAAACTCCAGTCCGGAGGGACTGGCGCTGAGCAGATCGTACCGACAGTCCAGCGGCTCACCATCAGCCGTTACCTCAACCTCTTCACCGACCGGTGCGGCCGGATCACGATGACCCCTGTAGACTGTGTTCTTCGCCGTTGGTGACCTACCGCGATCACCCGTAATTGGGGGGCGTTCATCGAGGGTTTCTCCGCTCAACCCCCTGGTTTCGGTTGGAACATCACGGCTCATCGAGCCACCTCTTGAAGCCGATCAATCGCGGCCTCCAGCGTCGAGGCCTCCTCGCTGAGATCCTGTGCCTGCTGTTCGAGTTGCTCGGCACTCATCTCCAACTCGCTGGCGGTCCGTTCGAGTTCGCTGGCCAGCGTCTCGACATCGACTTGTCCGACTTCCATCCGGGTCCTGCGCAGATGCTTACAGCCACCCTCTGGCTCGCGATTGCGGTAGTCGGGACAGGAGCAGACACCCTCGCGCAGATCCACTATGTACTCGGAGCCGGATTGTGTCGTCACCGAGAATAACGCAGGAGCCTCCTCGATGACGGTCATGTGCTCCGTGGCCGCCCGAACCGTCCGCGGTTCCACGTCGGGCTGGATCGATTCGGAGCTCATGCCTCGTCACCTCGGGTGGCCAGTACCTCGCTGACGTAGACCCGGTCGCGAGCCTTCTCGGCGTGTTCTGTACAAGCAGGGTCTTCTGCGTAGCCGCGCGTCGGTGCGTTGACGATGACGGTGTGCGTGGCCTCGCGATGGCACCCGAGTTCTCGACACGTCGTCATCAGATCTCACCCCTATCGTCCCGGACAGGAACCCAGTAGAGCTCGTCCGAATCGAACTTGGTAACGCGTTCCAAGTGGGCGTCCTCCTCCGCGAGGTCGATGGCTTGCTTCGCCGCCGAGAGGGTGAGCGTTCCACTCCGGAACGTGTAGCCGCGTTCGAGGACTGCCGGATCTGTGGCGAGTCGCACGTCCACGACCGGGCCGAACCTTCGCTGGTTGACGCACCCGGCCCGCGAACTCCACGGTCCCCTGAGCGTCACCTGTTCGCCGTCGGTCGTCGTGATCTCGAAGCACCGCCCCGAGAAGCCGCCGTCGTTACCGTCACCGGACCACGAAAAATATTCGACATATCCGTTGTCGATAGCGACCCAGAGACCGTCGTCGTGCTGGAACCGCAGTTCCGAACGGTCGGGGGTCTCGTCTACGAGCACCTCTAACCGCGGGTCGTTGCCGACATCCTCGCGCCAGTCTACCTGCGCGTCAAGGATCTTCATCGGCAACCGACCTCCGTAGTGAGCGAGCGATTCGACAGCGATTCCTCTATCGAGTTCGTTGGTTCCATTGGCTTCTTGCCTCCATTGGGAAGCCACAGCCCGGCGGTCCAGCGCCGGGTTTTCAGCTCCGAACGAGAGCCCGAAGCTTTCGCTGGTGGCCTGTTTCCCCACTTAAAGGGTGGGGTGGTAAGAGGTTAGTAGTATCTGAAACGGTGGTTTTCGCGGTTTCCAAACGCTCTACCGATTGTTTCTCTCATCGAAGATCGCCCTGCTGTCAGCACCGGCGGCCAGGCACACGCAGGGCGCGGAAGCCGCTACCCAGGCAGAAGAGGCTGACAGCAGGGTTCGAGGATCAGCTTAATCTTACGTCTGAATCGCCCTATCTATTTAATTCGAGACTTTCGTGGTGGCTGTTTGTATCCTATAATAGCAGTTTTCTAATTCTACCGAATTAAATCAGTAGGGGCACTATGAGCGGTATTTCTTGGTTGGGCGGCCGCGGCCTTCCGACTCTGTTGTATGTTCAATACGGCCCTGTTCGACAAGACGGTCACGGGCGGCAAGATACTGTTCGCCGATCTCAGTTTTAAATTCGGTCCCGGTCATCCAGCCATCCCACTGATCCAACTTCTCAACTACGTGGTCTTCTCGCTCGATTCGTTCTCCGTGTGCCTCTATCTCGCTGGTTAACTTGTCTCTCAACCGTGGCACCGACATCGTCACATGGGACTCATCAAAGTCCGTTCTGAAGTCGGGTGTATTTGACCAAATGTACGCCCGCACTCCGTCTTTCTGAGCGGGACGGATCCGGTGTAGTGCATCCCGCATCTCGCCCTGGCATTTCTCGAAGCTGAGTTCTTCGTCAGAAATGCCCGTCATCAGTTGATTGAGTTTTAACACCTCGTCGGGGTAGCCTGGCTTCCCGTGGAGAACTACAGCCTCGCAATCTTCGTATTTATTGCTCCCACTCAGACCGTAGTAATGGGCGATCTCGTAATCGTCCCCTTCGACGAACCCTTCGTTATCGAGGGCATCCCGGATGCTCTCTTTCAAGGCCTTCTTCGAGACGATGAGCGTCTTGCGGTCTCGAAGTGCCTCTCGTCGCACAGCCAACGTAGTTAACTCACGCAGGTTACGGGCCAACCTTTTGTCTTCTCCCAACGCCCAGATCCCTGCGCCATGCTTGCCAAGCTGAAGTACATCGACTGGCGGTTTCAGGTCGTCTGAAACCTCGACAACGGGAAGTTTGAATACCGCCTCAGAGATCTCCTTGGGCCACTCTGTGGCGAGAACAAAGACAGGCTTCTCGCGGGCAACACTCCGCAATGGGGAGAGGTCAGCATAAGCAATCTCAAGTTTTGGTTGATCTCCGCCCGTGACGCTCCAGAGGTGCTCAATCACGTATTCCTGAGTTAGGCTTCGGTCGCTCTCCATCGCGTCAGCAATCACAGCCCGTAGGTCAGGGATTGCATCCAGGATGGGCAACACGATTGGACTACCAGTTCGGTCCGATTGCTCGCCCCATTGCTGGCCGACCACTCTGTCGAACGCTTCGTTCTCGTCGTATTCCTCGTAGAACGCAGTCCATTCTTCGAACAGCGAAACCGTATCGCCGTCGTCTTCGATCACCGCCTTGGTAGTGTCGAGGAGATCTGCAGTCTTTGAGATCAGATCCGCCACCTCCTGATCGCCAGGATCGCTCTGGTCGAGGACATCCAACTCCGCCCGGATGTCGCTGAGTTCTACTGTGATCTGGTCCGTTACGAGGGAACCATACGGGGACTCGTCGATAATGACTGCGTCAATAAGCTCCCACGTGGAGGGTTGATCCGAGTCGTCGGAATCGAACACGTCTGGAAGAACCGAAAGGTGCTGATGGACTGCCATGAAGCTCGGGGCTGAAGCCTTTACAGAATCCGTCGGTGGTACTTTCTCCGGATCCCAACTCCCTACCGACCTGTACGCAGTGAAGTACTCACAACTGTCCCGAAGATGGCATCCACGGCACCATTCCTGACTAACGGTGTTCGGGACTTGGTGATGTTTACCAGCGTAGTCGTCGTTCTCGCAGACGCGATCTTTCCCTCTAAAGTGATAGTCGAACCGATTACCTAAGGCTGTTCCGTCCAAGTCCTCATCTATATCCTGGTGTCGAGGAGCGAATACTGCGGTGAATCCGAGGTCGTACGCCACAGTTTCGATCAACCCAGTGCTCTTTCCCGTCCCTTGTGTCGTTTTAACGTGGACGACGAACGGCTTGTCTGGCGACCACTGCTCTACCAGTTTGACAGTCGCTAATGCGATTTTACGCGATCGCTCCTCGATGGTGCCGTATGCACTGAGTTTGAGTACCAGATCCTCAGGTGTCTGATATTCCGTCGAGTCGTCGCCTGTTCGCTGAGATCCTGTCATTATGTAGATGGGCGACAGCGGGGCTGAAAGTCACGGAAGCCGACGTACGAGGCGAAACCTCCAAGATCGCACGTACCATAAATACGTACGGAGAGCCCGCGCCTGTCGGCCTCCGAAAGCCGAGCATCCTCCCTTATGCTCGGCGCTTCCAGCTACCGATCAGTCTTTACTGTTCACCTCCTCGATGAGCCATGAGACTGTGGCGTCGTAGTGCGGGAATGACTGTTCCTCCTTGACCGCTTGGAGGGCATCCCGAGTGGACTTGTCGAGGCTGACGGTCGTGATCTCCATGTGTGATATATTAATAGAGTAGATACTCCCTTAATACCAGTTTTCCCCGTAGCGAGTTTCCTACGTTCGATTTCGTCGAAAGCGGGTTACTGTTCGTGCTTCGGCGGCAGGTCGTCGGCGTTGAGTTCGCCAGCGAGATAAGCCCGGCCCCGGTCGGTAATCCGGTACAACGCACCACCAGTGTTCTCGACGAGATTGTTGTGCTCCAGAATACGGAGACGTTCGTTGACGTACTGCTGAGAGTAGTCAATGTTCGCGGAGATAACGTGCGGCGTGGCGACGATGTCCTTCTCATCGAGAAACTCAAGGACGCGATTATCGGCGCTGGTCATCCACGGTACACGGGGCCGCATTACCCCCCGGTCGATTAGCACCTGAGTATAGCATTACTGTCTCAAGTCAATCGCCTATAGTAATCAATTCTTTAGACTTGAGTACGCAAGTCTATATGTGCGAATAGTGTAACTTCCTGGTCGGACGCATGAGAGTATTCGAAACAGGTGACGGGCAGACCGTTGGACTAACCCAACTGGACCAGCGGCCTGTCGAAACCGAACAGGAACTCGAATCGATCCTCAACCAGAACCCGGACGTGCTTCTCGACGAACCGGTGCTCATTTTCAGCCGTCAACCGAGCCTCGACCCTGGCCTTCCGGATCTCGTCGGACTCGATCAGTACGGGAACGTCATCGTGTTCGAGCTCAAGAAGGGACTCAGCGGGACCGGAAGCGCAAGTGAGGAAACGATTCTCAGCCAGCCACAGAACTACGCGCGAGCCCTTGGCCCGTGCGACTACGACGACCTGAACGAACTCTACCAGGAGTACCAACAGCAGATCCGGAGTGGCGAGTGGGCTGTCGATGAATCACTCATCCCTGCCGAGTCGCTGGACGATGCGTTCGAGGCAGTCTTCGGACGGGTGATCAAGCCCAGGGACTACAACCAGTATCAGCGGATGGTCATCGTCGCCGAGACCATCACTGGCCAAACCGCGGAGAACGTGCGTTACCTCCAGGACCAAGGCCTGCATCTCCAAGCCCAAGAGGTGCAACTGTTCGAGTCTGCCGACGGCGCATCGGAGACGTTGGCAACGACAGTTGTCGTCGATTACGATGACAGGCGGGTGCGTCCGAGTCGTGTCGGCAACCCCACCTACGACGAGGTCAACCGCGAGATCCTCGAACGCGTCTATCCGCAGATTCAGTCGCTCGTCGGCGGTTCGACCGTCGGCCAGCTCGTAAATTCCTTCGACAGTCGAGAGCCGCGACTCCACTCAGAGCATCTGGACCATCCCGAGGCAGTCGAGTTCAGTCTGCGAGTCAAGCCCCGGACCGACGGACAAGTTCGAGTAACCCTCGATGTCGATAACGACGAGGAGGCTGTCAAGACGATTCGGGAGCACGCGGACCTGTTCGAGGAGCACGGCTTCGAGGTGAGCCACACGCGGTCGCGCCACCGTGTGGTGATGTTCACCTGGGAAATGGACAGTTTCGAACCGCTGAATCAGGATGAGGTACTCGACGAGATCGCCGAGACGTTCGCCCTTCTCGTTGAACTCAGTCACGAGGTGTTCGGGGCCTCACCGCAGTAATCGAAAGGTGGCTAAAGCCGATTCCGCTCGGTCGAAACGTCCGTGATCCGTCCGTAGTCTATCAATCTCTAACCCGTCTCACGGTTGCGGGATAGGATTGAGACACATCGCACGCAGTATTCCGGTATCCACGGGCCAGCCTGGTCGTGCTATTCGTGTGTTCGAGTGAAAGTGGTCGCGGTCCCCTATGGTCCGTCCAACCACCCGGTGGTGGGGAGCCAACTCGGGGTGGGGTCGGCTTAGTGTCGTGGGAACCCGATCTCGCGAGAGTGTTCCCAGGGTTTGTCGTCGGGAACAGGTGTCGTCCCGTGCTCGATCTGCTCGTCGGTCAGGTCGTAGCTGATCTCATGCTCCATGATCAGTCTCTGGTACTGCTGACCCAGCTCCGATTGGTCAGTCGTTCGGCTGGACTCGATCAGATAGTGTGCGAGATTCCTGCCTGCTCTCGAGCCTGCCGCAGTGTGGGTATCGTTCACGACGTAGCCCAGCTCGCCCAGGTCTTTGCTCTCTGGCTGTACGGGGAAGTCGTGCTCTGGCTGTTCACCACGCTGAAGCGACTCCATTCGATCTCCGGCGATCTCCAGCCACCAGTTCTTCATCGGGAGGAGTTCACGAGCAGATTCGGCTTCAGCGAGTAAGCTCGCGGCTCGCATAGCGCAGGCAATTCCCATTCCCTCTTCCGGGTCCCACTTCTTCGTGGCGAGTTGTCGGAGTCGTTCGATAGCTGGGAGCAGGTCAGCATCGGTGATCGAGACTCGGCAGTCCTCGAGCAGAACCGTCTGTGCTCGGTCCCAGAAGTTCCAGCTATATCCACTACGGCAGAGCTCGAACGCCGCGAAACAGGCCTTCTCTCGATCTCCACGACGGACGGCCTTCTGAAGCAGGCTGGCCATTGTGTAGCGGGAGAACCCGCCCTTCGTCATGTTGTTGTCAAGTGGCTTTCCAAGGTCGTTCGTATCGTTGCTCATAGTTCGTTTGTTCGTTGTCGTTGGTCTGGGAGCGATGCCTCTGGCGAGTAGTGCTGTATCCCTGAGTTAGTGTTTAGTAGTTAACTTATTGGTTAGTAAATACTTCTGTTTGCCAGCCAAAGCCGAAGGACAGCGCGCCACTGCTGTCGCGACGTAGGACAACGCTCCGACAGCAGGGTGTCTACCAGATCTGCTCGGCGGCGTCGTTGCGAGTTTCAGCGTCGGAGTGAAGGTACTTCATCGTCGTAGTGACGCTCTTGTGACGAAGCTGTTCCTTTGCGTGATGTGGGCCGATGTGGTTCGCCCAGTAGGTTGCTACCCCATGACGAATCGAGTACCACGTGATCTCCTTGTGCTCCGGAATGGGGAGATCTCCCTCGTCAACCAGACGGCTCAGTAGATAGTTACACGACTTCGAACTGTACTTGCTCCCTTGCTTCGTGAGCCAGAGTTCGTTCCGATCGTTGTACTTGTCGTACGTTGCTCGCTCCTCTAACCACCGCTTGAGGACTCGTGACGTACGCTTCTTGATCGAGCAGTTCCAGTGGGCTTCGTTCTTCGTGGACTCGTCCTTGGGGATGTTGAGCTCGTTATTCTCAAGATTGACCCAGTCCGTGCTGGCTCGACCGACTTCGATGGGACGGAGTCCAGTGTCCAGCGTCACCGCGATGATCGATGGCTCCTTCCACGAGTTCGCCTGTTCGAAGTGTTCAGGGCCGACCTCGGACTTGGGGACACCGAGGCGCTGGGAGACGTGTGTCTTCAGCCGATCACGCTCCTCGGTGGACATTTCACTGTGATAGCTCTTGACAGAGTTGTATTCCAGCGCGGCCTGATAGAGTGGCTTGAACGCTGTCCGGCGAAGGTAATCACGTTCGTCACCGGTTGCCTGACTCAGCTCGGGTTTCGGCTCCCAGTCGTAATCGGTGCCGTGGATGTGGTTCTGGTACTTGAATAGCCGTTGTACAGCTTTCCCGTAGTGAAGCACGCTGGAGTCGGCCATCTCGTCTGAGCGATTGAGGAGGCGGATGAAGCGGTCAGCGTGATCCGGTGTGAGGGCTGTCGTGTAGGCGTCTTCGTCCTCCCAGAGCCACCGAAAGACGATCTCCAGCTTGTAGTGTGTTGACTGAAGGGTGCTCTGTGCGAGGCCCTGACCTTTCTCTGGGTGCTTCCCGTATGTGGCGAGCCACGAGAGAACTTCCTTCTTGAAGTCGTGGTAGTCCTCGACCATATTGAGCCCGTACGCTTCGAGGTCTTCGCGTGAGCGTTCGCTGACGAGCGGGAAGTCGAACTCGACAGACTCCGGAGCAGGCGGAAGGCCCTCCCGTGGAGTGCCATCTCCGGCGGGAAGGTTGTCGAGGGGATCGGGCTGATTGGTCATCGGCGCACCCCTCGTTTTGTTTGTGTGCCATGACACGTTTCGGAATCGCAAGACGGCGCGGCTTTCGGGTTGTAGTCTTTTCGGACGTTATTGGGCATGGTTCGTCTCTCCTGAGAAGGTCGAAATCAGCCGAGAGAGACGCTAAGGCCGCTTAAGCCTAGGCCGGGATTTGAACCCGGGCTCTCGTCCTTACCAAGGACGCGCTTTACCGCTAAGCTACCCAGGCACGCATGCATCGATTGGCCGGAGGTATCTTTAGGCGTTTCGATTTAGGGGTCCGTGGCGGCGGTCGCATCCCCGTCGACGAGCGAGAGGATGCGGTCGGCAGTCGTCTCCGGCAGCGCCGCGTCGGGCGGCGGCAGGTCGGATCCGTCGAGGGTGCGAGCGAGGCCCGCGGCGTAGTCGAGCAGGTCGTCTCCGGGGTCGACGCCAGCGGCGGTCGCGCCGGCGGCGACGGCGAGTTCGAAGACGTCGGCTTCGAGGTTCCGGTCGAGGGCCCCACGGTCCGCGTCGGCCTCGCGCCGGCGGGTCTGATCCCGGCCGAACGCCCGGACCACCTCGACGGCGCGACCGGCGGTTTCGGTTCGGGCGAGGAGGTAGAACCCCCGCGAGACGAGGACATCGGCGGCGAGGATATCCAAGTCGGCCCGCCGGGCGGCCGCCGCCTCGCCGTCGACCCAGGGTTCGGCGTGGGCGAGCGACCGGGTGAGTCGGAGCCCCTCGTAGATGAGCTGGACGCCAGCACCGCGTTCGGCGACGCTCTCGGCGTCGACGGTGGCGTCCAGCGCGCGAGCGCTGACCAGCGTCAGGACGCTGGGCGTCATGGAGGCGTCGTCGAGTCGCTCCCGAATCACGCCCCGGAGGCGTTCGGGTTCGATATCAGCGAGGGCGTCACGGGCGACACGCCGGGCCCGAACGGCGTTGTCCATTACCGATCGATTGCGGTGGAAGCGCCAAAGGCTTTTGGAAACGGCCGCTGGCGCCCGATTCGGTCCACGGGGCGACGGGGCGCCTACAGGTGTAACGGGTCGGGCGCGGGCGGCATCGAACGCTTGTGCGCGCTCCGCTCGTAGAGGGTGACGACCCGCTCGACCTGCTCGGGGGTCACGTCGAGGTGGCGGACGGTGGCCGACTGCGAGAGCGGGCCGTCGATGTGGAGCGCGAGGATGGCGTCGAGGGTGTCATAGCCCACGCCCATCTCCGCCTCGTCGGTCTGTCCCGTCCACATCTCGGCCGAGGGCGTCTTGGCCACCAGGTCGTCGTCGACATCGACGTGGGCGGCCAGTTGGCGGACCTGCTGTTTGTAGAGGTTGCCGATCGGGTGACAGTCGACGGCGCCGTCGCCGTACTTCGTGAAGTAGCCGGTGAGCGTCTCGCTCCGGTTGCCCGTCCCGAGGACGAGACGGCTCTCGGCGTTGGCGACGAAGTAGTTCAGGACGGCCCGGATGCGTACCCGGACGTTCCCCGCGGCCGTTCGGAGCGGGTCGGTTTCGACCTGTTCGGCCGTC comes from Haloplanus sp. XH21 and encodes:
- a CDS encoding DUF6166 domain-containing protein yields the protein MSRDVPTETRGLSGETLDERPPITGDRGRSPTAKNTVYRGHRDPAAPVGEEVEVTADGEPLDCRYDLLSASPSGLEFGYGGSGPAQLAVAMLAHAFDDEFACEYYQRFKHEVVANLPEEGWTLTKTDLDEWRREMIADA
- a CDS encoding winged helix-turn-helix domain-containing protein, which gives rise to MTSADNRVLEFLDEKDIVATPHVISANIDYSQQYVNERLRILEHNNLVENTGGALYRITDRGRAYLAGELNADDLPPKHEQ
- a CDS encoding tyrosine-type recombinase/integrase, whose amino-acid sequence is MVEDYHDFKKEVLSWLATYGKHPEKGQGLAQSTLQSTHYKLEIVFRWLWEDEDAYTTALTPDHADRFIRLLNRSDEMADSSVLHYGKAVQRLFKYQNHIHGTDYDWEPKPELSQATGDERDYLRRTAFKPLYQAALEYNSVKSYHSEMSTEERDRLKTHVSQRLGVPKSEVGPEHFEQANSWKEPSIIAVTLDTGLRPIEVGRASTDWVNLENNELNIPKDESTKNEAHWNCSIKKRTSRVLKRWLEERATYDKYNDRNELWLTKQGSKYSSKSCNYLLSRLVDEGDLPIPEHKEITWYSIRHGVATYWANHIGPHHAKEQLRHKSVTTTMKYLHSDAETRNDAAEQIW
- a CDS encoding DUF7114 family protein, producing the protein MDNAVRARRVARDALADIEPERLRGVIRERLDDASMTPSVLTLVSARALDATVDAESVAERGAGVQLIYEGLRLTRSLAHAEPWVDGEAAAARRADLDILAADVLVSRGFYLLARTETAGRAVEVVRAFGRDQTRRREADADRGALDRNLEADVFELAVAAGATAAGVDPGDDLLDYAAGLARTLDGSDLPPPDAALPETTADRILSLVDGDATAATDP
- a CDS encoding NAD+ synthase; protein product: MSDESVILSESAPLDLRLSEAELDATREHIVSFVSAMVDRAGADGAVLGLSGGIDSTLTAHLAVEALGADHVHGLVMPSEVNTADNMSDAERVARDLDIAYDVIDIGPIYDAFVEAFPGESTAEQVETDPLRTAAGNVRVRIRAVLNYFVANAESRLVLGTGNRSETLTGYFTKYGDGAVDCHPIGNLYKQQVRQLAAHVDVDDDLVAKTPSAEMWTGQTDEAEMGVGYDTLDAILALHIDGPLSQSATVRHLDVTPEQVERVVTLYERSAHKRSMPPAPDPLHL